One segment of Triticum aestivum cultivar Chinese Spring chromosome 2A, IWGSC CS RefSeq v2.1, whole genome shotgun sequence DNA contains the following:
- the LOC123184718 gene encoding probable WRKY transcription factor 33, with protein sequence MASSGGARSPAAVVLDDLVDVRDRVAMLQTVLQESSPGATVEAGELVEGMTAKLSSALSAVLGTGDGSVASSSSGAGGGPGGRRRRTGAASSGPHRRSSSRGRMKSPLIKTVTATTLTDGKSWRKYGQKQINDSTNPRSYYRCTHLPDQGCKAKRHVHVSEANPSEYTIDYYGQHTCRDPSTFPSLIVQGAADTAPPPDCANLISFAPINGANRAFTASTSTSAFAHHLMKEPVDHHPMLFSQFSNYSSSPPAQEGIPSGSSSRACHERFMQYAGGQFVDITGRSTSPLTVGSAPAEYWPVVGVAGVDMDAGAGMDSFPSSPSSLGFMSGSLGGSFGNTVCDDDLFSFDS encoded by the exons ATGGCGTCTTCTGGCGGCGCGCGCTCACCGGCGGCGGTGGTCTTAGACGACCTTGTGGATGTTCGCGACCGCGTGGCTATGCTGCAGACCGTGCTGCAGGAGTCTTCGCCTGGGGCGACCGTAGAAGCGGGGGAGCTGGTGGAGGGGATGACGGCCAAGCTGTCAAGCGCCTTGTCGGCCGTTCTCGGCACCGGCGACGGCAGcgtggcgtcgtcgtcgtcgggagCAGGCGGGGGAccgggcgggaggaggaggagaaccggCGCGGCGTCGTCCGGGCCGCACCGCCGGAGCAGCTCCAGGGGAAG GATGAAGAGCCCTCTAATCAAGACGGTCACCGCTACGACGCTCACAGATGGCAAGTCATGGAGGAAGTACGGACAGAAACAGATAAATGACTCAACTAACCCGAG GAGCTACTACAGGTGCACGCATTTGCCAGATCAAGGCTGCAAGGCCAAGAGGCACGTCCACGTATCCGAGGCCAACCCGTCGGAGTACACCATCGACTACTACGGCCAGCACACCTGCAGGGACCCCTCCACGTTCCCATCGCTCATCGTCCAAGGTGCCGCCGACACTGCCCCGCCGCCGGACTGCGCAAACCTCATCAGCTTCGCGCCCATCAATGGAGCCAACCGCGCTTTCACCGCAAGCACGAGCACGAGCGCTTTTGCTCATCATCTTATGAAAGAACCGGTTGATCATCATCCAATGCTCTTCTCCCAATTCTCCAACtacagctcctcgccgccggctcaGGAGGGTATACCCAGTGGCTCGTCATCGCGGGCTTGCCACGAAAGGTTCATGCAGTACGCCGGCGGGCAATTTGTGGACATAACTGGCCGGAGTACGTCGCCGTTGACCGTGGGATCAGCCCCAGCTGAGTACTGGCCAGTGGTGGGTGTTGCCGGTGTCGACATGGATGCTGGCGCGGGCATGGACAGCTTCCCTTCCTCGCCGAGCAGCCTCGGGTTCATGTCGGGATCGTTGGGGGGATCATTTGGCAACACCGTTTGCGACGACGACCTGTTCAGCTTTGATTCCTGA